One window of the Primulina eburnea isolate SZY01 chromosome 18, ASM2296580v1, whole genome shotgun sequence genome contains the following:
- the LOC140819445 gene encoding transcription termination factor MTEF1, chloroplastic isoform X1, protein MASFNRFSSTHFSSPSQEFCLKMPAAALSSSLCFSSPKSASCSEELSKLLTAKPKTVLYDHPLYHSTHAQISLQFKEKVLCLEILGVNSGRALAQNPSLRLASLNSIHDIVSFLQSKGIHLKDLGRIFGMCPKILTSDIKSELNPVFHFLSFDLKVPDQNFRKVINKCPRLLISSVRDQLKPALFYLHRLGFKDLHALAYQDPILLVSSVERTLIPKLNYLTSLGFSKSDAVDMVLRCPSLFTFSVEGNFKPKFEYFAKEMKGSLEELRSFPQYFGFSLENRIKPRNTEIVKRGVEVPLPLMLKATDEEFSELLISQGSA, encoded by the exons ATGGCGAGCTTCAATCGCTTCAGCTCTACCCATTTTTCCTCTCCTTCTCAAGAG TTTTGTTTGAAGATGCCGGCGGCGGCCTTGAGCTCGTCTCTCTGCTTCTCTTCCCCCAAATCGGCCTCATGTTCGGAAGAACTGAGCAAGCTTTTAACTGCCAAACCCAAAACAGTCCTGTATGACCACCCACTCTACCATTCAACCCATGCACAAATTTCCCTCCAATTCAAAGAAAAAGTCCTTTGCCTGGAAATCTTGGGCGTCAACTCGGGCCGTGCCCTGGCCCAGAATCCGTCTCTCCGCTTAGCTTCACTCAATTCAATCCACGACATAGTCAGCTTCCTCCAATCCAAAGGCATCCATCTCAAAGATCTAGGCAGAATCTTTGGCATGTGCCCCAAGATTCTGACTTCAGACATTAAATCTGAACTCAACCCAGTATTTCATTTCTTATCCTTTGATCTAAAAGTCCCGGATCAGAATTTTCGAAAGGTGATCAACAAATGCCCAAGGCTCTTGATTTCCAGCGTGAGAGATCAGTTGAAGCCAGCTCTATTCTATCTTCACAGACTTGGATTCAAGGATTTACACGCTTTGGCTTATCAGGACCCAATTTTGCTGGTCTCCAGTGTCGAAAGAACTCTGATTCCGAAGCTGAATTATCTAACTAGCTTGGGGTTTTCGAAATCTGATGCGGTGGACATGGTCTTGAGATGTCCGAGTCTGTTCACATTCAGCGTGGAGGGTAACTTCAAGCCGAAATTTGAGTACTTCGCGAAGGAAATGAAGGGGAGTCTGGAGGAACTGAGGAGTTTTCCCCAGTATTTTGGGTTTAGTTTGGAGAATCGGATAAAGCCTCGGAACACAGAGATTGTAAAGAGAGGTGTCGAGGTTCCACTGCCATTGATGTTGAAGGCTACTGATGAGGAGTTCAGTGAATTGCTCATAAGTCAAGGGAGTGCATAA
- the LOC140819445 gene encoding transcription termination factor MTEF1, chloroplastic isoform X2 produces the protein MPAAALSSSLCFSSPKSASCSEELSKLLTAKPKTVLYDHPLYHSTHAQISLQFKEKVLCLEILGVNSGRALAQNPSLRLASLNSIHDIVSFLQSKGIHLKDLGRIFGMCPKILTSDIKSELNPVFHFLSFDLKVPDQNFRKVINKCPRLLISSVRDQLKPALFYLHRLGFKDLHALAYQDPILLVSSVERTLIPKLNYLTSLGFSKSDAVDMVLRCPSLFTFSVEGNFKPKFEYFAKEMKGSLEELRSFPQYFGFSLENRIKPRNTEIVKRGVEVPLPLMLKATDEEFSELLISQGSA, from the coding sequence ATGCCGGCGGCGGCCTTGAGCTCGTCTCTCTGCTTCTCTTCCCCCAAATCGGCCTCATGTTCGGAAGAACTGAGCAAGCTTTTAACTGCCAAACCCAAAACAGTCCTGTATGACCACCCACTCTACCATTCAACCCATGCACAAATTTCCCTCCAATTCAAAGAAAAAGTCCTTTGCCTGGAAATCTTGGGCGTCAACTCGGGCCGTGCCCTGGCCCAGAATCCGTCTCTCCGCTTAGCTTCACTCAATTCAATCCACGACATAGTCAGCTTCCTCCAATCCAAAGGCATCCATCTCAAAGATCTAGGCAGAATCTTTGGCATGTGCCCCAAGATTCTGACTTCAGACATTAAATCTGAACTCAACCCAGTATTTCATTTCTTATCCTTTGATCTAAAAGTCCCGGATCAGAATTTTCGAAAGGTGATCAACAAATGCCCAAGGCTCTTGATTTCCAGCGTGAGAGATCAGTTGAAGCCAGCTCTATTCTATCTTCACAGACTTGGATTCAAGGATTTACACGCTTTGGCTTATCAGGACCCAATTTTGCTGGTCTCCAGTGTCGAAAGAACTCTGATTCCGAAGCTGAATTATCTAACTAGCTTGGGGTTTTCGAAATCTGATGCGGTGGACATGGTCTTGAGATGTCCGAGTCTGTTCACATTCAGCGTGGAGGGTAACTTCAAGCCGAAATTTGAGTACTTCGCGAAGGAAATGAAGGGGAGTCTGGAGGAACTGAGGAGTTTTCCCCAGTATTTTGGGTTTAGTTTGGAGAATCGGATAAAGCCTCGGAACACAGAGATTGTAAAGAGAGGTGTCGAGGTTCCACTGCCATTGATGTTGAAGGCTACTGATGAGGAGTTCAGTGAATTGCTCATAAGTCAAGGGAGTGCATAA